The Ursus arctos isolate Adak ecotype North America unplaced genomic scaffold, UrsArc2.0 scaffold_33, whole genome shotgun sequence DNA segment GGCGGGGCCGCCCCAGGGCCCTCCCCCCCGTGGGGGCCCCAGCCCAGGCTCACACCAAGGAAGATGAGCAGCACGCCCACGCCGATCTGGAGCACGAGGGAGATGGAGATGAGGACCACCAGGGGGACGAAGAAGGCGAAGCCGGGACCCTGCTCGATGACGGCCTTCAGCTGGGAGGCGTTGGCCATCAGCAGGGCGATGTCCAGCATGCTCTCAGCTGCGCTCTTCTTGTTGGCGTAATGGTTCACGTTGATGGGCCGGTTCCGGCCCCAGCGGGACGGCTGCGGGGAGGGGGCAGTCAGCCTGGGACCGGCGGGGCTGTGAGGTGGCTGTGAGGTGCGGGCGCGGTGGGGCCTGCACACCACACGTTTGAGACGAGAACGCCGCCGACCCGCCTCGGGCCGTCCCTGCGCGCCCCCGCCGGTGcccgcctgccctccctcccGGCTGGTGGCTGCAGGCCAGGGCGGCAAGTGACGAGCGGGACGGTCCAGGTCCCTGCGTGCTCACCCAGCGCCTCCCAAAGGAGGGCTACGGCTGAACTTAGCtgcttctttgatttttatttttacaaacaattttaaaCCACTCTGTTGAGGTGTGATCGCCACAGGAAAAGCTGTGCAGGATGACCGTAAACAACTTGGAGCCTCAGGAGCTGAGTGCACACACGGGACCCCTCGTGGCTCCCAGGCCGCCCCTCCGGAAGCCTCCTCCTGCCTTTTTATTCAGTATTTGTGATGAGGTTTGTCCCCACAGTGCCTTGGGGACACGGGGCGGGGCGCTTCCTGTCCAGGCTTCCCAGCACCTCCGCCTGGGAACGTGGCCGGGCCTCAGAGCCAGGTCCACGCCTCGTGCCCTCCACGCCCCGCCCAGAGgtcaccacctccaggaagcccctctctcctgggatgcaaggtggggAGGGCCCTCCTCCCTCAGTAGGCCTCCCCCAGCTGCCCCTGGCTGGCCCCTTCCCAGACCCCAGGACAAACCCGAACCCCTCAGCCCTGGCCCTTTGTCCGCAGGCTCCCCGGAGCCACCGGGCCCAGCACTGCGGCCGCCTGGGGCACTTGGGAGCTCGTGTTTCTGAAGTCATGAAAGATGCAGGCCTGGGAGGCAGGCTGCCGGGGAGGGGCCCACACAGCAAGTGAGAGGCCCCCTCCACTTTCTGCCGCTGGAAACCTCACCCCGGAAAATCCTGAACTCCACAAGTGGGGCCGCGTGGGTGTCTTGTTCAACTTAAATGTAATCTAGAATAGCATGCCCAGGAGGGAGAATTCCCTCAGCGCCCCGTGGCTAAGCGGCAAGCGCACTGGGTTTAAGATCCACGCCCAAGCCCCACAGAGAAAGCCGGCTCCTCGGACTGCTTCTGGAATATTCCACCCACTGCCAAGGCCCACCGGGGTCTCAGCTTCGCCTCCAGCTGCGCCCGCCGCTGGGGGGGCCACACCCCAGGCCTCACCCATCAGAGCACAGCTGCGACTCCCCAGGGTCTGGTCGCGGGCAGCCGCCGCCTCGCCGCCTCGGGGCCTGTGCTCCCACAGCACCTGGCTGTCCCCCCTCTGCTCTTGCAAAGCTGCCGGGCTGGCCACGCCTCCTCCCGTGTGGCCCCTctgcggggcggggcgggcgtcCGGGGTGCCGGCCTGCTGCGCGTGTGCTCCTGGCGTCAGGAACCAGAAGCGCCCAAGCAGCTTCCCTCAAGGCCACCACAGTCCCGGAGGAAAGAGCGCGGCGCCACAAGCACGGGTACGTCCACACGGATACGAACAAACGTAAGGGCGCACGCACGCGCTCACGTATACAGAcaggcacacgtgcacacacagcaCACGCACGTCTAGGCTACCCGCTGGCCTccgtggaggaggaggaggagttccCTTCTCTCCTGAGCCCCTCTAGGCCGTCAGAGTCCTTTACAGACACGCAGTCAAATACGGAAGGACACCTCAGTGCCCCGCGTCCCCACTCCCCTCCGCCCAGGGCGCAGCTCACTATCTTGCTCATCCTTCTGCTGGGTGTCCTCCTCCAGGgtgccctccccagccccgtcCTCAGACACACTCACtgtgggtaaactgaggctaGCCCCGGAAGCACCTTGTCCAAAGCCAAGACAAGTGAGGGCTGCACTTTGAACCCACGCACCGGGGCTCAGAAACGCCCTGCAGAGGGGGCTGGGGTCAGGGCCAGCCTGTGGGGGCTGTGCACTCAGAGGCACCCCCGGGCTCCAGCGGTGTGACCTCAGGACAGCCAGCGCCCTGGGGGCCTCAGTCTCCCATGCGTGAACCAGGGCCAGGAGCACACAGCCCGTGAGGTTGTGGTGGGCCTGGCCGCTGCCTCGGAGCCCTGGGTGGCAAGCTAGGGCCTGGGCCACACGCCTCTCCTGGTGCAGGGCACTTCCTGCCCACGCGACCATCTGCTTCCTGTTGAACCCTTGCAGTGATAGGGGGCGCCAGCAGGAGCCCTGTCCGCCCCGCTCACCACAGCCTGGCCGTGTGGCCTTGACAATGTGCTCGGCCTGCGGCTGGTCTCCGTCTCCCCATCGGTAGGCCCCAGGCCGCGCTCTGGGCACAGAGCTCCCCACTAATGGAGAGGGGGCATTAACCTCCCTTTTCACAGAGCGGGGGCGTGCGGTGGAGGGAGCTGCCCAGGGCATAACACAGCCTGGTGGCCACCGAGGAGGGGCTTGGAGCCGCAGGGGGACTCTGGGGCCTGGGTGACGGCTGAGTCCCAGGGAAGCCCACCAGGGTAGGGTCGGAAGGCGGCCGCAGCCCTGGGCCAGAACAGACTTCCCGGAGCCACTCTGGGAACCGCCCACAGAGGCCTCTGCCCATGACCTGCGTGGGCCACGGGACTTCCGCAAACCACAGTGGTGGTCCCAGGAGCTGGGTGAGCTCTGGATCTTTTTCCCTTAAAAGCCAGGAAGGCGCCTCATGGgtaaggagctggaggagggcagggaagccCACCTTCTGTGGATGGAGGGCCTTGGGGTGGCTGTTCACGGGCAGCCAGCAGGGCCCAGGCCACCTAGCCCAGGGCCACTGTGCTGTGTGTCCTCGGCTCAGACGTGGAGGGTTTAGGACAAACGGGAACCAGACCTGCTGCACCCAAGCACCCAGTTCTGGCCAAAGCTTAATGGACGCTCCAGTCTAGCCCAGGCCTGGCTGGGAGGAGATAGGGtgcccaccccagcctcctgctcccctgggagaTGAGACCAGGCCAGAGCTCACTGATGCCCTCCAatcctgcctgccctgcctgtcACTGACCCCACACCCCGGTCAGAGTGTGGGACAGGAACTCCTGCCCAGGGGCACCTTCACATTTTTAGAAGGAGAGACCAAGGCCACCACCAAATCCACGATGTCCATCAGCTGCCCTGCTAAGAGCTAGGGTGCACTTCCACAGGCGCCTCTGTCTAGCACCCCAGAATCCCACACCCGCGTTctctgcctcagttccctcatgtGCAACATGGGCAGACGGGACTAAATGCGGGCGTGGAGGCCCCTTGGTCTGCTGGAGCACAGCCAGCCAGGGCATCCGGCCTCCCAAACCAGCCGCACGGAGAAAGGACAAGCCCGGGAAACGGCTGTGTGAGCTGAGCAGGACCCAGGACTTCAGATCCTGGCCCACCACAGCCCCTCCGCTGGGGCACAGCGAGTACCAGTGGGAGCGGGGGCTTTGAAGTCCTTCCCTCTGGGGAGGGACCCGAGAACCTAGGAGGGTGTGGCAGGGCCTGGGTGTCCATCATCTGACCCAGCAGAGTGGACACAAGCCTACTGCTCAGATGTGGCATGAAGGCCACAAGGTGCGAGCCTGCCCTGAGAGGTCTGCGGACCCACGTCAGTGTCCCAGCAGGAAGTCCTGCTGGGGGAGTTTCCCGCAGCAGCTGGGCCGGAGGCTGGGCAGACCTGCTTCCCGTGGGCTCAGCACTGGCCGGCAGTGACCCCGTGGCCATGTCAGGGTGGCATTTTAGAACTTGGGCAAGACCCTGCCAGTCCTGAAGTCTTCCAGGAAGGCAGAAGTGAGGAAAGGAGCGAATTTCCCCTGGACAGCTGAGCTCTGTGCAGCCCCGATGTGGCCCAGGAGCCACATCCCCCCTTGTCCGGCTCCCTCCCTGCCGTGTCCTCAGCTGGGTGTGAGCCCAGTGTCTCCTGTGGGCCAAGGCAGGTGTCTCCACGCCAAGACACAGCAGGCATGACACAGCCAAGGGCCATTTTCACTGTAAAGTTGATGTTGACTTTTCTTCCTGTCTCCAGCCACAACCCGCTCCTGCAGGGAACGCGGGCAGCCTGGCCTCCGTGAAGTCGTGGGGGCACAGGCACAGCTGTGGGGGCACCTGCGGGGTCCATCTGCTGTCGGGCTCTTCCCTGCGCCAGGCTACCCTGGAAGGTGAGTGAcctgccccactgcccccacGAGGACACCCTGGCCTGCAGCGGGCATCCTGAGACGGACAGGGGCTTTCAGCGTGGGCCTCCCAGTCAGTCCCCCCACTGCCAGGTGTGCGCCAGGGACACAGGACCAACCTAGCCCAGCCACCCTGCCATCTGGGGCTCCCGCTCCAGGTGGTGCATCTGAAGACCCCGGGGGTTTGCCTCTCACCCCAGCAAGACTTTCTTCCCACCCTGGCGCTCATGCGGGGAAGGCTATACCCGTCCAAAGGGTCCCCCATGGGGGAAGGTGCTGCCCCAAGTCCTCTCCAGGAGTGGGTGCTGTACGGCGGGCAGGAATGTGactactgtgtgcccagcacaCACATTCACCCAGTGGGTCCTCACCGTGCTCTTGGAGAAACTCACTGCTAGCATCCTAGgtcacagatgagaaactgagacacagagtcATGGACACAAGAACGCAACAAGGCAGGTCCTGAaagtgggaggggaaggcagaggctgggggtggggtcaggggtCCCAGTCCCAGGCAGCGGGAGCAGTGGCCTTGAGGCTGCCCACCCTCCCTGGAGCCTCCCTGCCTGTGAATGGAGACCCCCCCACCACACTGGCTCTCGGGCGGGCCGTAGAGGGGCCCGACCTCCTGTCACACGCCTCCTTCCCAGCCCTGACTGGCTTGGTGGTCCAGCCCTTGGGCCTTTCTGTCGCTGTCCTCTCTGCTGGGACGTCCTTTCCCACACTGCACAGGGCCATGCCACCCCCGCTCCGGTCCTGCAGTACCCAGAGCCAACGTCCCCGCTGCACAGGAAGCCTTCCTGACTCCCCTCCCACCCGCCCACTGGTGGGGTTTAGCCCTTACCGTCTGGGCGGGTCTCCACTCTGAGACAGCGGCTCAGTGATAATGGGGCCACGTCTTCCCACACTGGTCCCAGAGCCGCACAGAGACTCCACCTGACCTCCCCGGGCCTGAGATGCACGGGAGCCTGCAGGCACACGGCCAAAGCAGAGGGTGCAGAACAGGCTTGGAGCGGAACGCACAGCCACAGGTTGGGAAGTGAGCAGGACCCCTCCCTTCCGACCCACCTGCCCTATTTGTTGCCTGACTTCCCCAAAGCAGGCAGGGGCGTTTTGTTACTCGCTTTCCAGACCGTGCACAGGGGGCCGAGAGAGGTGAGGCAGCCTCCTCAGGCACACACAGCCCTCGGATCCAAAGTGCTTACATGCCAGGACAGGGCCGCGTGAGGACCTCCTCAGTCCTTGGTTTCCCCACCACCAACCCAGGGACAAGCGTCCTGTGCTGTGCCACCCTAGGGCGGTCAGGCTTTACTGAAGGGTCAGCATGGAGGCTGAGCCCCAGGAAGCTTCTGCCAAAAACAGGCAAGGATGGACAGGATTACCGCGTGGGGCCACCTGCACACGGGCCTGCCCCTGCCACCCCGGGCCTCACTCATCTCACATGCCCTCCTACACGGGGGCAGCGCAACCCCAGTCTGGTTCATGAGGCTGAGAGACCGCCATCCCTGCCCCCATTCCCAGGGGGTCAGAGAGTGAAAGAATGTTCAAAGTCAACAAGTCACCAGAGGGCCATGCCCGGGACTGTACCACCAACAGAGGTGCTGGGGAagtgctgggccctgggaagAGCGCATGCCACCGCCGGACAGGActccggggcgggggggcccaACCACCTCCCCCGTGCGAGTCGGGACCACCGCCCGGGGGCCTGcggtggggacagggaggggccaCAGCCGGCCCAGGTTCCCCACCGGGGCACGCAGCAGATAGAGCGGTCGCGGTGGACACGGCGGGTGACGTAACCGTCTGCCCGCTGCTGGCCTGGGGCCCGGAGGCTGGATCCTGCGCGCCCGGGCGCGCAGCAGCGGGAGGAGATGCGGGGGCCGAAGTTAGAGGCCCGCGCGGAAGGCGGGGGAAGGTGGCGCCCAGGCCCCTCCACCGCGCGGCTCGGCGTGGGCACCTCCCGGCCGGACCCTCGCCCCTGCCGGGGTGGCCGGAGCCCCGGGGCCACCGCTCGGACTGACGGCACGGGACGCCCCGGCACCCCGCAGTGCGGAAGCGGCGCGCAGTCGGCGGCGCCCCCAGGTGCCCGGGGAGCAGCGGGCGCGGGGCCCAGAGAGGGCGGGCGCCGGCCAAGATCGCACAGCGGCGCGGGCGGAGCGGGGCTTACCGAGGCGTCCGGGGAGCCGGGCGAGCCGGGGCGCAGGTCGCCGTTGAGCTCGAACTCCTCGGGGCGCGACTCCATGGTGCGGCCGCCAGAGCCGCCTCGCTCCGGGGCTGAGCGCTGCCGGCGCGGGGGCAGCGGGGACCCGGCTGCGCGCCCGCCCCCGCCACGCCCCCGCCACGCCCCCGCCACGCCCCGCCGCCCCCGGACTCCGCCCCTGGCAGGGGCGGGCACGCAGGACCCACCGGACCCCTCCCTCTCCGGCGAGGGCAGCGGGGGCGGCGCGGTCCCCCAACACCCGGGCCTCGCGCGGGCGGCGGCACGTCCGCTCTGCCCCGTCGTGGACACTTTTAATCCATGAAACGAGGCCAAGGGCCAGCCTTTCCCGGGCCACTTCGCAAACTGCCGGGCGCGCCAGGAAGGCGAGCGCGCCGCTGCCAAGGCGTGGGGGTTCTCCCGGCGCCGCGAAGCCCGCGGGCCGGCCCGCACCCTGGGCTCCCTGACCCTGGGCCCCCCAGCCTCTGAGCCTGGCCTCCCGCACgcttgggaggtggggggaggcagagggccaTCGCCGTCGGTTGGGCCCGCTCGGTGCCGGCCCCCGCCCTGTTGGCGCAGCCTCTGTGCCCCATGGTGGGAGGCAGGCCCCAGTGCCTGGGGTGGCGCCGCTGCGTGCGTCCAGAGCGCGTCGGTTTCCCCAGCCCTTGGCTCAGTCGGGTCCTGTTTCCCCGGGCGCCCTGCCCCACGCGAGCGGCTCCCAGGCATCCGAAGCCAGGCGGGTGCGGAGGGGCCGCAGGCGCGGGAGGGGCCGGGTGTTACCTCCCGGGGCTGGTTTGCGAAGATCCGGGCACTGTGTCCTCCGGTCCTGACCCTGAGCCCGCGGCCAGGCCCAGCTGCTTAGTGTCTATCGATGTCTCCACCTACCTACCCCTAGTGTGCAGTGCGCACGGCCACCCACCAGCGGCTCTGGGGCATGCCTGGTCCCTCTCAAGGCCCAGTGGCCCAGCGGGGCCAGGCTGCGGGACCTATAACCCTGAACCATCGTAGCTGTGTGCGCTGGGACAGGTGGCTGGACCTCTCCGtatcagcttccccatctgtgatGGGGGAGTGGTCTTCTTAGGCTCTGTGGGATAATCTCTTACCCTCCCCATAACCCGACATCAAAGAAGGTCACCAGCCATGCCACAGGTCAGGCAGCAGCAAGTTAGGTCACTGACCTGGAGGCTTGTTCGTTCACCCGTATCATCATGGGATGCCCACtgtatgccaggccctgttctagacCCAGGGGGCTGCAGCTGGAGCCGGGCTTGTGGGGTGGCCCTGCCTGGGGCCAGGAACATCGCTTGTCTTCCAGCCTTACAGTCTTACAGTGGGCTCTCCCCCCTCACCCggcaggggaggaaactgaggcacagctaGGGAGAGGCCCAGGAGGACAAGCTCAGAACTCCTGGGACGGTTGTGGGCCGTCTAAGCAGTGGACTGGACCCTCCCCCAGGTCTGCATGGCCAGCAGGTGGGCACCGTGGGGGTGAGAACCCAGGGCCTGTCTTGCTGGTCCTGGGCACACTCCAGGCTCAGACCTCTGGTCCCCCACCCTACGCCTCACCCCTGCTGGGAGAGCAGTTTTATAAGTGAAACCAAAGGCATGGAAAATGCAAGTCACCCACGGGATTTCTCAGAAAAAGGGATCTTCCACTAAACCGAGTCTGGGCCCTGCCGCtgacctctccccctccctggcgTCGGGCAGCCAGCCCAGGGCCTGCTGGTCCGTGAAGGAGCTGCCGTAGGCCCAGTTCGAGGCCGAGGGAACTGAAGCTCGGAGACATGGCCAGTGCCTCTGTCACTCCGTCCTGCTTCAGGGGCCCTGTGAGCGGGGACCCCGCAGTGCCCCGGGATCTGGACCGTTCTTTTCACAGAGCCCATGCGTGACTGCTGACAAGCCGCTGGAAACCACAGAAgcactcccccctcccaccctgggggCGGCGCTGGTCCTGGAAGGGCCAGAGAGAGGGCTGCCTGAGAGAGCGTCCTGAAggtgcaggggaggctgggaggtgcGGAGGAGAGAGGACGGGAGCCTAGGAGCCTCACCCCTTCAGCAGGGGAGAGGGTCTTGGTGGGCCTCGTGGGGGCTGCAGGCGGGAAGGCTGGGGGGCACCGGGTCTGCCGTCCCGAGCGCATTTCTCCTGTGGGCCCCAGGGCAGGTCAGAGCTCAGGTTTACCATCCGTCCAGAAGGAGGAAGTCCTGTGATGTAACAGTTCAGCCTTTACACCTGGGTTTGTAGCCCCCCCCCACTTCACCTTCCTGGGGTTCGGGTCACAGCCAGCCCCCACAGCTGGGGCTCGCCCTCCAGGCTGCCCTCCCTTGAGTGAGTATCCTCAGGGAGGGCCTTCCTGGCTCTGTTCTGTCGTCCTCGTTTGCCTGGGAAGTGTGTTTCCCAGACTGTTGCGAGCGCAGACAGACCGAGGGTTTCAGGTCCTCCTGCAGAGACCAGCCGGAGCGGCCGAGGTGGGTCTGGGACGCCGCACGGAGCTGAGGGTCGGtgagagtggggatggggagcGTCCCAGAGagggggtgggtagggaggggTGGGTTGGCCTGCTCCCGCCCGGGACACTGGGACGCCCAAGCAGCACCCACCTGGAGACACACCGGCACATAGCGTCTCCACGGAGCTGTCTGACAAACAGGGACGCTGCGAAGAAGGAGTGTCCGGCCCATTTGACACCAAGGCCACTGTCCCGCGCATGGGGGCTGCGGAGCAGGCCCGGGCACATGGGCAGAGCCCAGGACACCTAAGCAACATCCCTCTTGGTGGGGATGGACCCCAGTCTCGCCCACGCCACCCACCCCCAGAGCTGTGCCCCCGCGTTACCACGGGGAGAGCACGATGTGTCACCTCGGGCCGGGGAGGATGTGCGTGCAGACAGGCCATGTTTGCTGAACGGGAGCCTTAGGAAGTCTCGGGGTCTCTGGCCCCTCTGTCTCTGAGGGGCGTGGATCCCTGCGGGCAGTGTTTCCATTTTACACAGGGAAGGGCCGGTGCGGGAACGCCCCAGGAGCCCCCGCCCAGTGAGCCTGTGCTCCGTCCTGCCCCAGGAGGCGGGCTTTGCAGCCAGAGGCAGCTCCCGCCACCACCAGGGCCCAGGCCCGCCCGCACATGCCCACCACCAGGGAGAGCCCACGGCAACGGCACACCCTGGGAGCT contains these protein-coding regions:
- the NINJ1 gene encoding ninjurin-1 isoform X1 → MESRPEEFELNGDLRPGSPGSPDASPSRWGRNRPINVNHYANKKSAAESMLDIALLMANASQLKAVIEQGPGFAFFVPLVVLISISLVLQIGVGVLLIFLVRYDLNNPAKHAKLDFLNNLATGLVFIIVVVNIFITAFGVQKPVMDVAPRQ
- the NINJ1 gene encoding ninjurin-1 isoform X2, producing MLAVSFSKSTPSRWGRNRPINVNHYANKKSAAESMLDIALLMANASQLKAVIEQGPGFAFFVPLVVLISISLVLQIGVGVLLIFLVRYDLNNPAKHAKLDFLNNLATGLVFIIVVVNIFITAFGVQKPVMDVAPRQ